One Nitrospinota bacterium genomic window, ATATGAGATTCAGTTGCCAAATCATTTTTTCTTCTCCTTTTTCCAAAGAGGAATTTTATTTCTTAGGGCTGCTCTTGCAATTGAGTGAGTGGCTGTTGGGCTTGTTAAAAATATAAATATGGCAATAATGATTATTTTCGCACTTCCTAAGGATAAACCGTGATATAGGGCAAGCCCCGCAAGTATCAAAAGGATTCCTAAGGTATCACATTTTCCAGTGGCATGCATTCTTGTATAAAAGTCTGGAAAACGAAGAAGACCAATCGTGCCTGCTAAAAGGAAGAAAGTCCCCAATATAATGAGAACGATAGAAACAATATGCATTTAAAAAACCCCTTTTCTTTCAAAATATTTAGAGAAGGTTAAGGTGCCGATAAAGTTAATCAAGGCATAGATCATCGATATATCTATAAAAAAATCGATTCTCTTAAAGATAAATCCCATAAATAAAATAATAGCAATGGTCTTTGTCCCAATCACATTGACAGCAATCATCCTATTGATGATTCCAGGACCAAAAACAGCCCTATAGAGACAGAGAAATACTAAGAAAAGGATTATTACGCTCACTGTTAAAAAGAAATCTATCATTCCTCTATTCCTTAAAATGATGGTTCATTTTTTAAATTTTTCTCCTTCTAAGTAGATATACGCAACCCTTGCTTCCATTTCTCCTGTTAGAAGATCGTCCGCGACCTTTTTACTCAATGCGTGTACATAAAATTCCTCATCGATGATGTCCATCGTAATCGTACCTGGGGTAAGGGTAATGGAGTTTGCCAGAGTGACCATAGAAATATCGCTTTTTAATTTTGTTTTGAATCGTATTATTTTTGGATCGATTGGCATCTTGGGATTGAGGATCAAACAGGCAACGTGGATATTTGCCAATATGATCTGATAAATGAGCCAAGGTAAATAACATATAAATCTTGCTATACTGAGAAGCCTGTTTTTCGCCCTTATATCTTCAAAAAGAAGGTCATGGGAAACACAACCTACCAAAAAAGAACAGATAAAACCCAAAGAGAGATGAAAAAGATCATATTTGCCAGAGAGAGTTATCCAAAAACCGTAGAGAAAAAAGAAGGTCACCAACCGACCCAAGTTATCAGGATAATAGGTGCAGGCCCTTTTCAGCAATTTGTAGGCTGCTGGATTCTCAGGATCAAGGATCAAAAGGTCGATATCTAGTAAATCTGAATCAGTTATTAAGTCTTCGGTTTTAGGATGGCGAGATGTCACCTCATGGTTTTTCAGGGCTTTGGATAGTATTTCCCTATTTCCTTCATCTTTATCATAGATAAGGATTTTTAATCGCTCCGCATCTTCCTTCATTATCCCTGTATCATCTTTTATACTTTTTTCAACCATTTTCCCATACCTATATTGCTTACTACTTCATAAAAAACTTTTCTCTTTTAAATTTTATATACTAAAAACTTAGATTATAAATGTAGGTACACGGAACCGATCAATATTCGGAACAAAATCGATTCCCTGCAAATATCTTAGCCAAGAATGCCGGCACCGATTAGCTAAAATCACCAGATCTGTGTCATTTTCGTTGACTAATTTCTTTAAGACTTTACTTTTTTCACCCCTAAGAATCTTAAAATCAACATCAGCGCCTTCTTCACGCAGTTGCACTACGAAAGGAATGAGGCGGCTTTCTAGAGCTTTTGTAGTTGGCGCAGGAACGGAAGGTGTTGCTAAAGACCACTGGAAGGGTCTTCCTACAGTTAAAAGCGTAACCTTGGCCTTATAGGTCTTTGCCAGTGCTGCCACATAGGGTATAATCCGTCTCCCTTCTTTCTCCCCGTTTAAAGGAACAAGTATATGACGTGGAGGCCAGCGAAGCTTCATACTACCCCTTGTACCAAACATCTCTTCAGTTGTGTAAAAAAGAGTTTCCTTTTTCTCCTCTTCTCTAAAAGCAACCTCCGTATGTCCGGTTTCTTCCCTGTTTATCATTTCTCTCACCTCCCCTCTTTTTGTTCTTTTTAAAGCCTGCCTTGTCTTTCCATTTTTGGATTTTATATAACAACTGTTGGAATATTAAGATGATCAATCAATGGAACAATGTCTTTTCCCTTTAGATATCTAAGCCATCTGTGTCGATAACGATTGTCCAAAATAATCAGGTCTGCATCCATGTCCTTGTTTAATTTTTCTATTATCTTTTTCTTTTCCCCTCTGAGTATTCCAAAATCAACATCAACTCCCTTGACACGCATTTCCATTACAAAATGAATGAGGCGGCTTTCCAGTGCTGCGGTAGTTGGCGCAGGAATCGAAGGTGTTGCCAAAGACCACTGGAAGGGTCTTGCTACAGTAAAAAGCGTAACCTTGGCCTTACAGGTCTTTGCCAGTGCTGTTACAAAGGGTATAATGCGCCTCCCTTCCTTCTCTCCATTCAGAGGAACCAGAATGTGACGTGGGGGCCACCTAAGCTTCATCGAACCTCTTGTACCAAA contains:
- the mnhG gene encoding monovalent cation/H(+) antiporter subunit G — encoded protein: MHIVSIVLIILGTFFLLAGTIGLLRFPDFYTRMHATGKCDTLGILLILAGLALYHGLSLGSAKIIIIAIFIFLTSPTATHSIARAALRNKIPLWKKEKKK
- a CDS encoding monovalent cation/H+ antiporter complex subunit F; this translates as MIDFFLTVSVIILFLVFLCLYRAVFGPGIINRMIAVNVIGTKTIAIILFMGFIFKRIDFFIDISMIYALINFIGTLTFSKYFERKGVF
- a CDS encoding Na+/H+ antiporter subunit E — protein: MVEKSIKDDTGIMKEDAERLKILIYDKDEGNREILSKALKNHEVTSRHPKTEDLITDSDLLDIDLLILDPENPAAYKLLKRACTYYPDNLGRLVTFFFLYGFWITLSGKYDLFHLSLGFICSFLVGCVSHDLLFEDIRAKNRLLSIARFICYLPWLIYQIILANIHVACLILNPKMPIDPKIIRFKTKLKSDISMVTLANSITLTPGTITMDIIDEEFYVHALSKKVADDLLTGEMEARVAYIYLEGEKFKK
- a CDS encoding universal stress protein, with amino-acid sequence MINREETGHTEVAFREEEKKETLFYTTEEMFGTRGSMKLRWPPRHILVPLNGEKEGRRIIPYVAALAKTYKAKVTLLTVGRPFQWSLATPSVPAPTTKALESRLIPFVVQLREEGADVDFKILRGEKSKVLKKLVNENDTDLVILANRCRHSWLRYLQGIDFVPNIDRFRVPTFII
- a CDS encoding universal stress protein, whose product is MEKKEQNRKIETAVRVEKKEEALFYTTEEMFGTRGSMKLRWPPRHILVPLNGEKEGRRIIPFVTALAKTCKAKVTLFTVARPFQWSLATPSIPAPTTAALESRLIHFVMEMRVKGVDVDFGILRGEKKKIIEKLNKDMDADLIILDNRYRHRWLRYLKGKDIVPLIDHLNIPTVVI